In Reichenbachiella agarivorans, one genomic interval encodes:
- a CDS encoding Ig-like domain-containing protein yields MKRILTLIILTQFVFGCKETIDFSGAKVDEESKTLSLTIKNVPDDAQDERLFVFTIIEGEIYSTGETVAVEDTTILVLPPDGNKAYDLVAFIPTSKDWKLSDDLSDSEGYYSKIAGLTLRSTNVVIDSWENEESLDDVSGDGALLAIDVTLEIEDPSGIVLLGARSLAAAASGEKLEFEAGDIVEIDATVDNNGAVGVTISSVTYYINDSEIKSYTKAPYLLKYNTVDLAVGVYTVKVVATNSLGQTDVDEEDIIIVGEDEEGPSVEITEPDNRDELTHGLTYEIEASISSGTSDIATVEYKINGTTVASYTDEDDYSYYEWNTYDNNVGAVTIEVIATDEAGQSRSDIINVTLIAPENYTPYAAITSPSANATIEQGTVIDLKVSITDKEGDITTVYYYVDGGQVGTGDDASSFTLEDYSTAGLAAGKHTIYAEAYDDESSQVGKEVSFTITVPAP; encoded by the coding sequence ATGAAAAGAATTCTAACTCTAATCATTCTTACCCAATTCGTATTTGGATGTAAGGAAACCATTGATTTTAGTGGAGCCAAAGTTGATGAAGAATCAAAAACGCTGTCACTGACAATCAAAAACGTGCCAGACGATGCTCAAGATGAGCGATTGTTTGTATTTACCATTATTGAAGGTGAGATTTACTCTACAGGTGAAACTGTTGCTGTAGAGGACACCACTATTTTAGTATTGCCTCCAGACGGAAATAAGGCCTATGACTTAGTTGCCTTTATTCCAACATCAAAAGACTGGAAATTAAGTGATGATCTCTCTGATTCAGAAGGCTACTATAGCAAAATTGCTGGGTTAACATTGAGAAGCACAAATGTTGTGATTGATTCTTGGGAAAATGAGGAATCATTAGATGATGTTTCAGGAGATGGAGCATTGCTAGCGATCGATGTGACCTTAGAAATAGAAGACCCAAGTGGAATAGTTCTCCTAGGAGCGAGATCCTTAGCTGCAGCAGCGTCAGGTGAAAAACTAGAATTTGAAGCAGGAGACATTGTTGAGATTGATGCAACAGTAGATAATAATGGTGCAGTAGGAGTAACTATCTCTAGTGTGACGTATTATATCAACGATTCAGAGATCAAGTCATACACCAAAGCTCCGTATCTATTGAAGTATAACACAGTAGACTTGGCAGTTGGTGTTTACACAGTCAAAGTGGTAGCAACCAACTCACTAGGACAAACGGATGTAGATGAAGAAGATATCATCATCGTAGGAGAAGATGAGGAAGGACCAAGTGTAGAAATCACTGAACCAGATAATCGTGATGAATTGACTCATGGTTTGACTTATGAGATTGAGGCTAGCATAAGTTCGGGAACATCGGATATAGCAACCGTTGAGTATAAGATCAATGGTACTACTGTGGCATCTTATACTGATGAAGATGACTACAGTTATTATGAATGGAATACTTATGACAACAATGTAGGGGCAGTCACCATCGAAGTAATTGCCACAGATGAAGCAGGTCAAAGTAGAAGTGATATCATTAATGTGACATTAATTGCGCCTGAGAATTACACACCTTATGCAGCTATTACTTCTCCTAGTGCGAACGCAACTATTGAGCAAGGTACAGTGATTGATCTCAAGGTCAGTATTACTGACAAAGAAGGTGATATAACCACTGTATACTATTATGTAGACGGTGGTCAAGTTGGCACTGGTGATGACGCGTCTTCCTTCACATTGGAGGATTACAGCACTGCTGGTCTCGCAGCAGGCAAGCATACAATCTATGCTGAGGCTTACGATGATGAGTCTAGCCAGGTAGGTAAAGAAGTTTCTTTCACTATCACTGTTCCAGCACCTTAA
- a CDS encoding LysE family translocator has translation MVLIGMFLVALVFSFVGSIPPGTINLSVMQLAMLGKKSGALSFALAASVVEFVYAGLAVRFQIFLTENLEIANWFTWISGSVLIILGIYNLIKRPKRKDKTEPNQATGEKRSGFLRGVLVALANPLAIPYWLAVTAYLQSMGWVTLTDSNFLIYVAGVSTGTFLLLVSVIYLGSRFTAIQNNTFLLYRVPGIIFILMGVWTFVQ, from the coding sequence ATGGTATTGATAGGGATGTTTTTGGTGGCGTTGGTATTTAGTTTTGTAGGTTCGATCCCACCTGGGACAATCAACTTATCTGTGATGCAGTTGGCAATGCTTGGCAAAAAGTCAGGTGCATTGTCATTTGCCCTGGCCGCTTCTGTGGTAGAGTTTGTTTATGCAGGTTTGGCAGTTCGATTTCAGATATTTTTGACGGAGAACCTGGAGATTGCCAATTGGTTTACTTGGATTTCTGGATCTGTTTTGATCATTTTAGGTATTTACAATCTAATAAAGCGTCCCAAGCGCAAGGATAAAACCGAGCCAAATCAAGCAACGGGTGAAAAACGCTCAGGATTCTTGCGCGGTGTGTTGGTGGCATTGGCCAATCCGCTGGCGATCCCTTATTGGTTGGCGGTGACGGCATATTTGCAATCCATGGGCTGGGTGACCTTGACAGACAGCAATTTTCTCATCTATGTTGCAGGTGTTTCTACGGGCACTTTTTTGTTGTTGGTTTCTGTGATTTATTTGGGCTCACGCTTCACCGCCATTCAAAACAACACCTTTCTCCTCTATAGAGTGCCAGGTATCATCTTTATACTGATGGGTGTTTGGACTTTTGTGCAGTAG
- a CDS encoding DUF5995 family protein: MQTIDDVVEKLYKFTQDTIADYDPLGYFAALYYQVTVKVRDDIRLRRFENPDRMELLGAIFAKRYFDAMSSYLSKQTPSKSWSAAFDVVDDYWLNVFQHLMTGMNAHINLDLGIAAAQVGGDEIEDLKADFFKINEILASMVHKVENDYAEIWPTLRFILKFAGRADNFLIDFSMQHARDGAWAFAVELAKTPEERREALIQLRDQKVAQKSKLITNPGFLPSFIFKIMRIGETGNVPSKIKCLLD, translated from the coding sequence ATGCAAACCATTGACGATGTAGTTGAAAAATTATACAAGTTCACACAAGATACCATTGCGGATTATGACCCCCTCGGTTATTTCGCAGCTCTCTACTATCAAGTAACGGTCAAAGTCAGAGACGATATTCGTCTGCGGCGGTTTGAGAATCCTGACAGGATGGAGCTATTAGGAGCCATCTTTGCCAAGAGGTATTTTGATGCCATGTCGAGTTATCTCAGCAAGCAGACACCGAGCAAATCTTGGTCTGCTGCTTTTGATGTGGTGGATGATTACTGGCTCAACGTATTTCAACACCTCATGACAGGAATGAATGCACACATCAATTTGGATTTGGGTATTGCAGCAGCACAGGTTGGCGGGGACGAGATAGAGGATTTAAAAGCAGATTTTTTTAAGATCAACGAAATCTTAGCCAGTATGGTCCACAAGGTGGAAAACGACTATGCAGAAATTTGGCCGACGTTAAGATTTATTCTAAAATTTGCAGGCAGGGCAGACAACTTTCTCATTGATTTTAGCATGCAGCATGCAAGAGATGGTGCTTGGGCTTTCGCCGTAGAATTGGCCAAAACCCCAGAAGAGCGAAGAGAGGCACTCATTCAGTTGAGAGATCAGAAAGTAGCACAAAAGTCTAAACTCATTACCAACCCTGGATTTTTGCCGAGCTTTATTTTCAAAATCATGAGGATAGGAGAGACAGGCAATGTACCTTCTAAAATCAAGTGCTTACTTGATTAG
- a CDS encoding DUF418 domain-containing protein produces MPTTPRIQVIDALRGFALLGIIMIHSIEHFELFMPVNAESPLVLEIDQQVFESVLFLVSGKAYSIFAFLFGYSFFIQMKTKELQGVDFRNVFLWRLLVLLAIGLVHSMIYRGDILHIYALMGMPLVSLYKVGSRTLLVVTSLLILQIPTLGMIVESFVDPSYIYTPYYGDGYYEEGEQIYSSGSLWDVVVFNLYKARVVVWTWTYHTGRFFQLMALFILGLVIARQRYFENLKAYRYKATLIGYFSLIFMLLLNLYLTGVESFDWTDSQKQLVMVVVQSYLNAFYTTAICCGFILVYFYFSKRVKIFDYLSSYGRLSLTNYVSQALIGVLIFYDFGLGLWEYVGATVSLIFGLGLFVIQVVISARWLKTYKYGPMEWLWRALTYKDFSIPMKKTDWETVQS; encoded by the coding sequence ATGCCGACAACTCCGCGCATTCAGGTTATAGATGCTCTCAGAGGATTTGCATTGTTGGGGATCATTATGATTCACAGCATTGAGCATTTTGAGCTATTTATGCCTGTCAATGCGGAGAGCCCTTTGGTGTTGGAGATTGACCAACAGGTATTTGAGTCGGTGCTGTTTTTAGTCAGCGGCAAAGCTTACTCCATATTTGCATTCTTGTTTGGGTACAGCTTCTTCATTCAGATGAAAACGAAGGAGTTGCAAGGAGTGGATTTTCGAAACGTCTTTTTGTGGAGATTGCTAGTCTTGTTGGCCATTGGCCTGGTTCATTCGATGATTTATAGAGGAGACATTCTTCACATTTATGCCTTGATGGGGATGCCTCTTGTTTCTCTATACAAAGTGGGCTCACGTACATTACTTGTTGTGACATCACTATTGATTTTGCAGATCCCTACACTGGGGATGATTGTGGAGTCGTTTGTTGATCCATCATATATTTATACTCCCTATTATGGAGATGGGTATTATGAGGAGGGGGAGCAAATTTATTCTTCTGGTTCGCTGTGGGATGTGGTGGTTTTCAATCTATACAAGGCTAGAGTGGTGGTGTGGACTTGGACCTATCATACAGGCCGATTTTTTCAACTGATGGCATTGTTTATCCTGGGTTTGGTCATAGCTAGACAGCGGTATTTCGAGAACCTAAAAGCATACAGGTACAAGGCTACTTTGATTGGTTATTTCTCATTGATTTTCATGTTGCTGTTGAACCTGTACTTGACAGGAGTAGAGAGTTTCGATTGGACAGATTCACAAAAACAGTTGGTCATGGTAGTGGTTCAATCCTACCTCAACGCATTTTATACCACAGCGATTTGTTGTGGATTTATACTGGTTTACTTTTATTTTTCCAAACGAGTAAAAATCTTTGATTATTTGAGTAGTTATGGCAGGTTGAGTCTGACCAACTATGTTTCTCAAGCACTGATTGGTGTGTTGATATTCTATGATTTTGGGTTAGGACTGTGGGAGTACGTAGGAGCAACAGTGAGCTTGATTTTTGGTTTGGGCCTGTTTGTGATACAGGTAGTGATCAGTGCTCGGTGGTTAAAAACCTATAAATATGGCCCAATGGAATGGCTATGGAGAGCGCTCACCTATAAGGATTTTTCCATTCCCATGAAAAAAACAGATTGGGAGACAGTTCAGTCTTAG
- a CDS encoding caspase family protein, whose amino-acid sequence MKKLVLLFIVISSQLYAQEKRLALVIGNAAYEHSGVLKNPVNDANLMASSLQQLGFEVILHTDANKTKMERAVYEFSKELNNYNIALFYYAGHGVQVDGANYLIPVDAKIEDKIGAQFEAIDLNKIVGQFEAHQNNTNIVILDACRNDPFKTWSRGGDRGFKAVSAPSGTIIAYATSEGSTAADGDGANGLYTKVLVQEMFQDQRIEDVFIQTRNKVRKESENKQSPQEWSQLTGKFYFNKPSTQNSTNTLVASNDRAINTGQPKAINMNLSLQELIANGTSPVALIDNGFAVTQLLKEGMTKSDLIGITCGGGVLFDVDPDDGRAWIAAEEDQNRGMLANWEDAKNIAQRPYNGHNDWKLPNRTQLKAMYDNLKTNGLGNFEETSYWSSSESSYSNAWGISFESGSKYEFNKTGKKKIRAIRKL is encoded by the coding sequence ATGAAAAAGTTAGTACTCTTATTCATTGTAATATCTAGTCAATTGTATGCGCAAGAAAAAAGACTTGCTTTGGTCATTGGCAATGCCGCATACGAACATAGTGGAGTATTGAAAAACCCAGTGAATGATGCAAACTTGATGGCAAGCTCACTGCAACAATTGGGTTTTGAAGTGATTCTACATACTGATGCCAACAAAACCAAAATGGAGAGAGCTGTTTATGAGTTTAGTAAAGAATTAAATAATTACAACATTGCACTTTTCTATTATGCGGGTCACGGTGTACAAGTCGATGGAGCCAACTACCTTATTCCTGTGGATGCCAAAATTGAAGACAAAATCGGTGCGCAATTTGAAGCCATCGATTTAAACAAGATCGTAGGTCAGTTCGAGGCTCATCAAAACAATACCAACATTGTAATCTTGGACGCCTGTAGGAATGACCCTTTCAAAACCTGGTCACGAGGAGGTGACAGAGGATTCAAGGCTGTTTCTGCTCCTAGCGGGACTATTATTGCCTATGCTACAAGTGAAGGATCTACTGCGGCAGATGGAGATGGGGCAAATGGTCTCTATACTAAGGTCCTCGTCCAGGAGATGTTTCAAGATCAGCGAATAGAAGATGTGTTCATTCAGACCAGAAACAAGGTCAGAAAAGAAAGCGAAAACAAGCAAAGCCCACAAGAATGGTCTCAATTGACTGGTAAATTCTATTTTAACAAACCTTCGACTCAAAACAGTACCAATACACTAGTAGCGTCCAATGACCGAGCCATCAACACAGGTCAACCTAAGGCCATCAATATGAACCTGAGTCTACAAGAATTAATTGCCAACGGCACTAGTCCAGTGGCACTCATAGACAATGGGTTTGCTGTGACACAATTACTCAAAGAAGGTATGACCAAATCAGATTTGATTGGGATAACATGTGGTGGAGGTGTTCTTTTTGATGTAGATCCTGATGATGGAAGGGCATGGATTGCAGCAGAAGAAGATCAAAATAGAGGCATGCTGGCTAACTGGGAGGATGCAAAAAACATTGCTCAAAGGCCATACAACGGACACAACGACTGGAAGCTACCAAACAGGACTCAACTCAAAGCGATGTATGACAACTTAAAAACCAATGGTTTAGGGAATTTTGAAGAAACGAGCTACTGGAGTTCATCAGAAAGTAGCTACAGCAATGCTTGGGGTATCAGTTTCGAAAGCGGAAGCAAGTATGAATTTAATAAAACAGGAAAAAAGAAAATTCGTGCAATTCGAAAACTCTAG
- the def gene encoding peptide deformylase has translation MSTVSPTSDQFSDQQRVMILSDQGDVPMRVFKITSIQDSILLRTSSHDVIVDSTDQVLARLIDRMYATVRDSISMGVGIAAPQVGILKRIIWVQRLDQENLPFEVYLNPVITFYSERKQDCREGCLSIPNRVDTTRTRSYEIQIAYDKLDHQHYEERIEGFTAVIFQHEIDHLNGILYLDHLEKEVQQSSK, from the coding sequence ATGTCGACTGTTTCACCTACTTCAGATCAATTTTCTGATCAACAAAGGGTCATGATTCTCTCAGATCAAGGAGATGTTCCGATGAGGGTGTTTAAGATTACCTCTATTCAAGATTCAATTTTGCTCAGGACGAGCAGCCACGATGTAATCGTGGATTCTACGGATCAGGTTTTGGCTCGATTGATTGACAGGATGTACGCTACCGTGCGAGACAGTATTTCAATGGGCGTGGGGATAGCTGCGCCACAGGTTGGGATATTGAAACGCATCATTTGGGTTCAACGATTGGATCAGGAAAACTTGCCCTTTGAGGTTTATCTCAACCCTGTCATTACCTTCTATTCTGAAAGAAAACAGGATTGTAGAGAAGGCTGTTTGTCCATCCCTAATAGAGTGGATACCACCAGAACTCGATCCTATGAGATTCAAATTGCCTATGATAAATTGGATCATCAACATTATGAAGAAAGAATAGAAGGGTTTACCGCAGTAATTTTTCAACATGAAATAGATCACCTCAATGGGATTCTCTATTTGGATCACTTGGAAAAAGAAGTCCAACAATCTAGTAAGTAA
- a CDS encoding DinB family protein, whose amino-acid sequence MIIKLAINNIFNQLTGLIQELTNEEYSQLSITLNGSTIGQHVRHTLEFFKCLLQDYHTGMVNYDLRCRDLALESDTVVALDQLNQLRNQLNQVSDNVSITLEQSFDADETSCIVQSNLERELIYNIEHAVHHMALIRIGLREVKPNLMLDESFGIASSTMRYRASLLQKA is encoded by the coding sequence ATGATTATAAAACTTGCTATAAACAACATTTTTAACCAACTCACTGGTTTGATCCAAGAATTGACCAACGAAGAATACAGTCAATTGTCCATCACACTCAATGGCTCTACCATAGGGCAGCATGTCAGACATACCTTGGAATTCTTCAAGTGCCTGCTTCAAGACTACCATACAGGCATGGTCAATTACGACTTGAGATGCAGAGACCTGGCATTGGAGAGTGATACAGTGGTGGCGCTCGATCAGCTCAACCAATTGCGAAATCAACTCAATCAGGTATCAGACAATGTGTCAATCACTCTGGAGCAATCTTTCGATGCAGATGAGACTTCTTGCATTGTGCAGAGTAACCTGGAGCGAGAACTGATCTATAACATAGAACATGCCGTACATCACATGGCTTTGATTAGAATCGGGCTGAGGGAGGTCAAACCCAATCTGATGCTAGATGAAAGCTTTGGAATAGCCAGTTCTACCATGAGGTACCGAGCGTCTCTGTTGCAAAAGGCTTAA
- a CDS encoding serine hydrolase domain-containing protein, translated as MKTYLLFFLLIWSEWSVYAQYAYQQPILLSDGWQVGDLRLVNQDTTHLYQFMNQLYRNEHEIHSIIIVQDGELILEDYYQNYQIDMQHDLRSVTKSVLALLTGIAIDQGFIQNEDEPVLKHLSGWQVKKNDDARKEQITIRDLLMMSSGLDCNDWDKSSKGQEDRVYRQKNWIQYTLDLPQRYNPGDTAMYCSMGTVLLAEVISQSSGLSIQEFASKYLFEPLGIKNASWDHTNGKSDVPNSAKRLYMTPRDMAKIGELILNNGRWHDQQIIPEEWIMRATSEQTRLTDIAYGYLWWILPIQRDELVYQTLSATGNGGQYIMVLPELQAVVVFTGGAYNSEADKLPFVILRDGIIPLISPHFK; from the coding sequence ATGAAAACCTACTTGCTCTTTTTTTTGTTGATCTGGTCTGAATGGTCAGTTTATGCCCAATATGCTTACCAACAACCCATCTTATTGAGTGATGGCTGGCAAGTGGGGGATTTAAGATTGGTGAATCAAGATACAACTCACCTTTATCAATTCATGAATCAGTTGTATCGCAATGAACATGAGATTCATTCCATAATAATTGTGCAAGACGGGGAGCTTATTCTGGAAGATTACTATCAAAACTACCAAATCGATATGCAGCATGATCTCAGGTCTGTGACCAAGAGTGTCCTAGCTCTACTCACAGGTATAGCGATAGACCAAGGATTTATCCAAAATGAAGATGAACCTGTTCTCAAGCATTTATCAGGTTGGCAGGTGAAAAAGAATGATGATGCACGAAAGGAACAAATTACTATTCGGGACTTATTGATGATGAGTAGTGGTTTGGATTGCAATGATTGGGACAAGAGTTCGAAGGGACAAGAAGATAGGGTTTATAGACAGAAAAATTGGATTCAATATACATTGGATCTTCCACAGAGATACAATCCAGGAGATACCGCGATGTATTGTTCGATGGGGACTGTACTCTTGGCCGAGGTGATCAGTCAATCTTCGGGGTTGTCAATCCAAGAGTTTGCTTCCAAATATCTTTTTGAGCCACTGGGGATCAAAAATGCGAGCTGGGATCATACCAACGGCAAATCAGACGTACCCAACTCTGCCAAAAGGCTGTATATGACACCAAGGGATATGGCCAAAATTGGAGAGTTGATTTTGAACAATGGTCGATGGCATGATCAGCAGATAATACCAGAGGAATGGATCATGCGAGCCACATCGGAGCAAACGAGATTGACTGATATAGCATATGGCTATCTATGGTGGATTCTCCCAATACAGCGTGATGAGCTAGTGTATCAGACCCTTAGTGCCACGGGTAATGGTGGCCAATACATCATGGTGCTACCAGAGTTGCAGGCAGTTGTTGTTTTTACAGGAGGCGCTTATAACAGTGAGGCAGACAAGTTGCCCTTTGTGATTTTAAGAGACGGAATCATTCCGCTCATCAGTCCACATTTCAAATAA
- a CDS encoding ATP-grasp domain-containing protein produces the protein MEVTLPEPDQLYNSSPSKKSLYAKLNSSVVWAKIFRWEFWPFSVFYFPVLFYWLWSTIRARSIFFFTASNPGIEFGGMLGESKMKIFDLIPAQYIPKTFRLTPDVSSTELLMHVKDRGMDFPFILKPDIGERGWMVELIKSEEQLNRYLEDIQVDFLVQEFVPYEVELGVFYYHYPDQPRGTVSSIVMKDMLKVVGDGVQTVEQLMQQDARAKMHLQRLWLKEPIKLRHIPSRGEIVELVSIGNHCLGTTFLNGNHLINDKLIAVFDRVSQQIEGFYFGRYDLRCRSLDDLYRGEYFKVLELNGAGAEPAHIYHPGFSLIQAYKDIIHHLQVLTDISILNRKRGIPYMGFFEGLREVRKIRKYNREKVK, from the coding sequence ATGGAAGTAACTTTACCAGAGCCAGATCAATTGTACAATTCATCTCCGAGCAAAAAGTCCCTATACGCCAAACTGAATTCTAGTGTGGTATGGGCTAAGATTTTTAGATGGGAATTTTGGCCTTTCTCAGTCTTTTACTTCCCCGTACTGTTTTATTGGCTGTGGTCAACGATCCGTGCTCGCTCGATATTCTTTTTCACTGCATCCAATCCTGGGATTGAGTTTGGAGGGATGCTGGGAGAGTCCAAAATGAAGATATTCGACTTGATTCCCGCTCAATACATCCCGAAGACTTTTCGATTGACACCTGATGTGAGCAGTACAGAACTACTCATGCATGTCAAAGACCGTGGAATGGATTTCCCTTTCATTCTAAAGCCAGACATAGGAGAGCGAGGTTGGATGGTGGAGTTGATCAAGAGTGAGGAGCAACTGAATCGCTATCTTGAGGATATACAAGTTGATTTTCTTGTTCAGGAGTTTGTGCCCTACGAGGTTGAGCTGGGGGTGTTTTACTATCACTATCCTGATCAGCCGAGAGGTACAGTCAGCTCTATCGTGATGAAGGACATGCTCAAGGTCGTGGGTGATGGTGTGCAGACTGTGGAGCAGCTCATGCAGCAAGACGCTCGCGCCAAAATGCACCTCCAAAGGTTGTGGCTCAAAGAACCTATAAAACTCCGCCATATCCCCTCTCGTGGAGAGATAGTCGAGTTGGTGTCAATTGGCAATCATTGCTTGGGTACGACATTTCTCAATGGCAATCATTTGATCAATGACAAATTGATAGCGGTGTTTGATCGGGTGAGTCAGCAGATCGAGGGCTTTTATTTCGGTAGGTATGATCTGAGATGTCGATCGCTGGACGACCTGTATAGAGGGGAGTATTTCAAGGTATTGGAACTGAATGGGGCAGGTGCTGAGCCAGCTCATATTTATCACCCAGGGTTTTCGTTGATCCAAGCCTACAAAGATATCATCCATCACTTGCAGGTGTTGACTGACATTTCGATCTTGAACCGCAAAAGAGGTATTCCCTATATGGGCTTCTTTGAAGGACTGCGAGAAGTAAGAAAAATACGCAAGTACAACCGAGAAAAAGTAAAGTAA
- a CDS encoding regulatory protein RecX: MLEKKKLHLSKKEAKLKAANFCAYQERSQKEVRQKLYEYGLYRSEVEDVLTDLIMEGFVNEERFAKIYAGGKFRIKKWGRNKIKIGLQQHDVSAYCVKKAMLEISQEDYLATLEELTTKKADTETETNIFKKREKISRYLIYKGYEAELVWDMVKDLVH; encoded by the coding sequence TTGCTCGAAAAGAAAAAATTACATCTATCCAAGAAGGAAGCAAAACTCAAAGCGGCTAACTTCTGTGCCTATCAGGAGCGCTCGCAAAAAGAAGTTCGCCAAAAACTGTATGAATACGGACTGTACCGAAGTGAAGTGGAAGATGTCCTAACAGATCTGATCATGGAGGGCTTCGTCAATGAAGAGCGTTTTGCCAAAATCTATGCTGGCGGCAAATTTCGCATCAAGAAATGGGGAAGAAACAAAATTAAAATCGGATTGCAGCAGCATGATGTATCTGCTTACTGTGTAAAAAAAGCAATGCTAGAAATCAGTCAAGAAGACTATTTGGCAACATTAGAAGAGCTCACGACAAAAAAGGCAGACACCGAAACAGAAACAAATATTTTCAAAAAGCGAGAAAAGATATCCCGTTATTTGATCTACAAAGGATATGAAGCGGAGTTGGTTTGGGATATGGTCAAGGATTTGGTTCATTGA
- a CDS encoding NADPH-dependent FMN reductase, which yields MKKIVAFGASTSSTSINQKLAKWATTQLDGMEIRLLDLNDYEMPLFSVDKEKQLGIPAQAVQFKEELRSADGILISFAEHNGNFSTAFKNIFDWSSRIKEKMWLNKPMFLMATSPGQRGGQSVLDIAVKGFPHRGGQVVASFSLPSFEENFSIEQGIESENLRADFQIQLTKFQDAVS from the coding sequence ATGAAGAAAATTGTTGCTTTTGGAGCTAGTACCAGTAGTACATCTATCAATCAAAAATTGGCGAAGTGGGCTACAACGCAATTGGACGGCATGGAGATTCGGCTGTTGGATCTCAATGACTATGAAATGCCGCTATTCAGTGTCGACAAGGAAAAGCAACTGGGGATTCCAGCTCAGGCTGTGCAGTTCAAAGAGGAGTTGCGGTCAGCAGATGGTATCCTCATCTCATTTGCTGAGCACAATGGTAATTTCAGCACCGCTTTTAAAAATATTTTTGATTGGTCATCCAGGATCAAGGAAAAAATGTGGTTGAACAAACCCATGTTTTTGATGGCTACTTCTCCGGGACAACGCGGAGGGCAATCTGTTTTGGATATTGCTGTGAAGGGATTTCCTCATCGAGGAGGACAAGTGGTTGCTTCTTTTTCTTTGCCCTCTTTCGAAGAGAACTTTAGTATAGAGCAAGGGATTGAATCTGAAAACCTCAGAGCTGATTTTCAGATTCAATTGACAAAGTTTCAAGATGCTGTGAGTTAA